One region of Triticum aestivum cultivar Chinese Spring chromosome 6B, IWGSC CS RefSeq v2.1, whole genome shotgun sequence genomic DNA includes:
- the LOC123134677 gene encoding alkylated DNA repair protein ALKBH8 homolog isoform X1, with protein sequence MVTVAAAAASYDDEVHSRAALREAFGDSSDSDSDAPRGAASTPPVHGAGRERWRWAAVAGVRGLWLCAAFLSPDEQSRLLAAIQREEWFTDAHNQAMRFGDLPPWAVELSALVREAICVGDVDASVGAGWMNEDEDACPLPSDLLWREPLFDQLIANRYKPGEGICAHVDLMRFDDGIVIVSLESACVMRFSREGAACDTQKPGESECTNVPVYLKPGSLVVMSGDARYHWKHEINRKPGAQLWNGRELEQHRRTSVTLRKLRASPN encoded by the exons ATGGTTAccgtcgccgccgcagccgccagTTACGACGACGAGGTTCACAGCCGTGCCGCGCTGCGGGAGGCCTTCGGAGACTCATCAGACAGCGATTCCGACGCGCCCCGCGGCGCGGCTAGCACCCCGCCGGTTCACGGGGCGGGCCGCGAGCGCTGGAgatgggcggcggtggcgggggtaAGGGGCCTGTGGCTCTGCGCCGCCTTCCTCTCGCCCGACGAGCAGTCGCGCCTTCTCGCCGCGATCCAACGAG AAGAATGGTTCACTGATGCACACAACCAA GCAATGAGATTTGGTGATCTCCCTCCATGGGCCGTGGAACTTTCTGCACTTGTTCGGGAAGCTATTTGCGTTGGTGATGTTGATGCTAGTGTTGGCGCTGGGTGGATGAACGAGGATGAAGACGCATGTCCTTTGCCGTCAGATTTGCTGTGGAGAGAACCGCTTTTTGATCAACTGATTGCAAACAGATACAAGCCAGGTGAG GGTATCTGTGCCCATGTTGATCTCATGCGCTTCGACGACGGGATTGTTATAGTCTCTCTCGAGTCTGCATGCGTGATGCGCTTCAGTCGAGAAGGTGCTGCCTGTGATACGCAAAAGCCCGGGGAGAGCGAATGTACAAACGTTCCTGTCTACCTGAAGCCAGGCTCACTTGTCGTGATGTCAGGCGATGCACGGTATCACTGGAAGCATGAGATCAACCGCAAGCCAGGTGCTCAGCTCTGGAATGGGAGGGAGCTTGAGCAGCATAGAAGAACTTCAGTTACTCTGAGGAAACTCAGGGCTTCTCCCAACTAA
- the LOC123134677 gene encoding uncharacterized protein isoform X2, giving the protein MVTVAAAAASYDDEVHSRAALREAFGDSSDSDSDAPRGAASTPPVHGAGRERWRWAAVAGVRGLWLCAAFLSPDEQSRLLAAIQREEWFTDAHNQAMRFGDLPPWAVELSALVREAICVGDVDASVGAGWMNEDEDACPLPSDLLWREPLFDQLIANRYKPGYLCPC; this is encoded by the exons ATGGTTAccgtcgccgccgcagccgccagTTACGACGACGAGGTTCACAGCCGTGCCGCGCTGCGGGAGGCCTTCGGAGACTCATCAGACAGCGATTCCGACGCGCCCCGCGGCGCGGCTAGCACCCCGCCGGTTCACGGGGCGGGCCGCGAGCGCTGGAgatgggcggcggtggcgggggtaAGGGGCCTGTGGCTCTGCGCCGCCTTCCTCTCGCCCGACGAGCAGTCGCGCCTTCTCGCCGCGATCCAACGAG AAGAATGGTTCACTGATGCACACAACCAA GCAATGAGATTTGGTGATCTCCCTCCATGGGCCGTGGAACTTTCTGCACTTGTTCGGGAAGCTATTTGCGTTGGTGATGTTGATGCTAGTGTTGGCGCTGGGTGGATGAACGAGGATGAAGACGCATGTCCTTTGCCGTCAGATTTGCTGTGGAGAGAACCGCTTTTTGATCAACTGATTGCAAACAGATACAAGCCAG GGTATCTGTGCCCATGTTGA